Proteins encoded by one window of Nostoc sp. ATCC 53789:
- a CDS encoding FAD-binding oxidoreductase has protein sequence MKTYDWIVVGGGITGAALAYELGKAGFGVLLVEEYEIPQNATRYSYGGLAYWSGTTAFTRQLCKEASARYRILSLELDADIEFRELDLLLTIPVSSDPEAIAASYNNCADVPHLLSPEAAIELEPLLNQQAISGALTVKHGHIHPQKTAQAYIQAFLRSGGEVQITQVLQILESGVKTTTATYHSANVVICAGGLSRQLLKASGISTKIYFTHAEIIETTPVDVKLSTLVMPANVQRFQLEAQSAQVDEAWDQPGNEPVPAILDAGAIQFQDGTLRLGQISRILTDPHAKVNSQASEKWLRESVGEVLPTLKNLPGIWHHCLVAFSGNQFPIIGAVPGLDNVYVFSGLSNPLVMVPPLAERFANTNSL, from the coding sequence ATGAAAACTTACGACTGGATTGTAGTTGGTGGTGGGATTACGGGTGCTGCACTTGCTTATGAATTAGGAAAAGCAGGCTTTGGCGTACTTCTGGTGGAAGAATATGAAATACCACAGAATGCAACTCGTTATAGTTATGGTGGGCTTGCGTATTGGTCGGGTACTACAGCATTTACTCGCCAATTGTGCAAAGAAGCAAGCGCTCGCTATCGTATCTTATCTCTTGAGTTAGACGCTGATATCGAGTTTCGGGAATTAGATTTATTACTGACTATTCCAGTTTCTAGTGACCCAGAAGCGATCGCTGCATCCTATAACAATTGTGCCGATGTACCACATTTACTTAGCCCAGAAGCAGCGATTGAACTGGAACCACTCCTAAATCAACAGGCGATATCTGGTGCTTTAACTGTTAAACACGGTCATATTCATCCACAAAAAACAGCACAAGCTTACATTCAAGCTTTTTTGCGTAGTGGGGGTGAAGTACAAATTACCCAAGTATTGCAAATATTAGAAAGTGGCGTAAAAACCACTACTGCAACTTACCACAGTGCAAATGTTGTCATTTGTGCAGGTGGACTTAGCCGCCAACTATTAAAGGCATCTGGTATTTCCACTAAAATATATTTTACCCACGCAGAAATAATTGAAACTACACCAGTTGATGTCAAGTTAAGCACCTTAGTGATGCCAGCAAATGTGCAACGATTTCAATTAGAAGCCCAATCTGCTCAAGTCGATGAAGCTTGGGATCAGCCAGGTAATGAACCAGTACCAGCGATTTTAGATGCTGGCGCAATTCAATTTCAAGATGGCACTTTACGCTTGGGTCAAATTAGTCGCATTCTCACAGATCCTCATGCCAAGGTAAATTCACAAGCAAGTGAAAAATGGTTGCGAGAAAGTGTCGGAGAAGTGTTACCAACTTTGAAGAATTTACCAGGAATTTGGCATCATTGCTTAGTGGCATTTAGTGGGAATCAATTTCCTATAATTGGTGCTGTTCCAGGATTAGACAATGTTTATGTGTTTAGTGGATTAAGCAATCCGCTAGTAATGGTACCACCCTTAGCAGAACGCTTTGCTAATACCAATTCTCTATGA
- a CDS encoding DUF5674 family protein, with product MILLLRNRATAQQIEQMLTEHKFYIKTAVDIERLVLVGGGDLHADCEKELLKDGSRQQDIWAASFMPLTGKMIFESMVNLRPRQNRSMEILDPNIRERVETVT from the coding sequence ATGATTTTGCTATTACGTAATCGCGCCACTGCTCAACAAATAGAACAAATGCTTACTGAACACAAGTTCTACATCAAAACAGCAGTCGATATTGAACGTCTTGTGTTGGTTGGTGGTGGCGATCTGCACGCTGATTGCGAAAAAGAGCTATTGAAAGACGGTAGTAGACAACAAGATATTTGGGCTGCCAGTTTTATGCCTTTGACTGGGAAAATGATTTTTGAATCAATGGTTAATCTTCGTCCCCGGCAAAATAGGTCAATGGAGATTTTAGACCCTAATATTAGAGAAAGGGTTGAAACTGTAACTTAA
- a CDS encoding 2-oxoglutarate and iron-dependent oxygenase domain-containing protein, which translates to MVTIPIIDLSAFTRSNATNRQAVVKQIYQACHEIGFIYLQNSGISKDLIEQVFSYNQSFFKQPLEVKQKLAWSDEFCNTGYVALERERLDPNKPGDLKEAFNVNKEGTVRMDASIVAFYESCTKLANTILQIFALALELPEDFLTTKHNQYNHTLRLLHYPPLQTPPKPGQVRAGEHSDYGSITLLFQDEVSGLEVRTTAGEWIEAAAIPDTVIVNTGDLMQRWTNHVFCSTHHRVMIPNDDRVNQSRYSIAFFCHPNDDVEIACLQSCQKGKSPIYPPILAREYLLQRLQATY; encoded by the coding sequence ATGGTCACAATTCCAATAATTGATTTAAGTGCTTTCACTCGTAGCAATGCAACAAATCGGCAAGCTGTCGTGAAACAAATTTATCAAGCTTGCCATGAAATCGGTTTCATCTACTTGCAAAATTCGGGAATCTCAAAAGACTTAATAGAGCAAGTGTTCAGCTACAATCAATCTTTTTTTAAACAACCTTTAGAAGTTAAGCAAAAGCTTGCTTGGAGTGATGAATTTTGTAATACAGGATATGTTGCTCTTGAAAGAGAACGTCTTGACCCTAATAAACCAGGTGACTTAAAAGAGGCGTTTAATGTCAACAAGGAGGGTACTGTTAGGATGGATGCTTCTATTGTTGCTTTCTATGAAAGTTGCACAAAACTAGCTAACACAATATTGCAAATCTTTGCTTTGGCATTGGAATTGCCTGAAGATTTTTTGACGACAAAGCACAATCAATACAATCATACTTTGCGCTTGCTCCACTATCCCCCATTGCAGACACCACCTAAACCCGGACAAGTCCGTGCTGGGGAACACTCTGATTATGGCAGCATTACTTTACTTTTCCAAGATGAAGTTAGTGGGCTGGAAGTAAGAACAACAGCAGGAGAATGGATTGAGGCGGCTGCAATTCCTGATACTGTTATAGTTAATACTGGTGATTTAATGCAGAGGTGGACAAATCATGTGTTTTGTTCAACTCACCATCGGGTGATGATTCCTAATGACGACAGGGTAAACCAGTCTCGGTATTCTATTGCTTTTTTCTGTCATCCTAATGATGATGTAGAGATTGCTTGTTTACAAAGTTGCCAAAAAGGAAAATCCCCTATTTATCCGCCTATTTTAGCAAGAGAATATCTTTTACAACGGTTACAAGCAACATATTAG
- a CDS encoding RRXRR domain-containing protein gives MCKAVGKRNKVGVFYVQILRESSGAETQEIVVGTDRGKAFTGIAFQSKLATIVLFHACLPGFYKSKKTMKDRQSVTGKMSKRTELRRTRRGQRINHKVAFKLRNHREKRFSNRRQNKLPPSIKANREMELRILSEMSKIIPISEVRDESCGGDSKRNGFGISPVTVGQEWFRTEASKLAPIKEIDSLDTGKYRTQLGLVKDKKDKSKQTPETHANDAITLASTAFI, from the coding sequence TTGTGTAAAGCTGTTGGTAAGCGCAACAAAGTGGGTGTTTTTTACGTCCAAATATTGCGTGAATCATCTGGAGCCGAGACACAAGAAATCGTAGTTGGTACAGATAGGGGTAAAGCATTTACTGGTATTGCTTTTCAGTCAAAATTAGCAACAATTGTTTTATTCCATGCTTGTCTTCCTGGTTTTTATAAGTCTAAAAAGACGATGAAAGATAGGCAGTCTGTGACAGGAAAAATGTCCAAGCGTACCGAACTACGTCGTACTCGTAGAGGGCAGCGTATTAATCATAAAGTTGCTTTTAAATTACGCAATCACCGAGAAAAAAGATTTAGTAATCGTCGCCAAAACAAGCTGCCACCTAGCATCAAAGCTAACCGAGAAATGGAATTAAGAATATTGTCAGAAATGTCTAAAATAATTCCTATCTCCGAGGTTAGGGACGAGTCGTGTGGTGGTGATTCCAAACGGAATGGATTTGGGATATCTCCTGTAACAGTTGGTCAAGAATGGTTTAGAACGGAAGCATCCAAGCTTGCTCCAATCAAAGAAATAGATTCTTTAGATACTGGAAAATACCGCACTCAGCTAGGGCTTGTTAAAGACAAGAAAGATAAATCAAAACAGACCCCCGAAACCCACGCTAACGATGCAATAACATTAGCATCTACCGCATTTATTTAA
- a CDS encoding ERF family protein → MQELIKALIKAKAEFNPIQKDGTNPHYKRNYATLDAVLDAVTPALGKHGLVIIQTTEIFEGKTVLRTHIFHESGENITSTYPLPEISDSQKFGAALTYARRYAVCAILSVTADEDNDAEGATTPQKPEQPQNNIRPRKDNQQYRVQQPKQAVTAPSINPKDLRVKEVRTLLNYPLDLVKEWLHSRNVTSPSELDSIQIDELVKTMCLAWAGNKFGHLNHAANSYQKHVIDAALRGVSEMEAIQAWMEGALAQLPELSANN, encoded by the coding sequence ATGCAAGAACTAATCAAAGCTTTAATCAAAGCAAAGGCAGAGTTTAATCCGATTCAAAAAGATGGTACTAATCCTCACTACAAGCGCAATTATGCAACACTAGATGCTGTATTGGATGCTGTCACTCCTGCGCTTGGTAAACATGGATTAGTAATAATTCAAACCACCGAAATATTTGAAGGTAAAACCGTACTGCGGACTCATATTTTCCATGAATCTGGAGAGAATATTACCAGCACTTATCCTCTACCCGAAATTAGTGATTCTCAGAAGTTTGGTGCAGCATTAACTTATGCACGACGATATGCAGTTTGTGCAATTTTATCGGTGACTGCTGATGAAGATAATGATGCTGAAGGTGCAACTACTCCTCAAAAGCCTGAACAGCCACAGAATAACATTAGACCCCGCAAAGATAATCAACAGTATAGAGTCCAGCAACCAAAACAAGCTGTAACTGCACCATCAATCAACCCAAAAGATTTGCGAGTCAAAGAAGTTCGTACACTTTTAAATTATCCACTTGATTTAGTCAAAGAGTGGCTGCATTCCCGAAATGTTACAAGTCCAAGTGAGCTTGATTCTATTCAGATTGACGAATTAGTGAAGACTATGTGTTTGGCTTGGGCTGGTAATAAGTTTGGACATCTGAATCATGCTGCTAACTCTTATCAGAAACACGTAATCGATGCTGCATTACGAGGTGTTTCTGAAATGGAAGCAATTCAAGCATGGATGGAAGGAGCGCTTGCACAATTACCTGAACTTAGCGCAAATAATTAA
- a CDS encoding DUF4435 domain-containing protein codes for MFSRTSSGIRNTHLFYSGFYLVIVEGTSDCPFWGKFFPSEINGYKLKLKPVGGKAEVQNYINEILTNESKFVVALDSDYRYFLGRLHENPRIIETKYHSIENLLLCSSTITSIIRNLSHNVEYEDSTVIQWLEYFDQTTYGLMLADILIEKNNLGKQCVGDNCFPFLLKKHNPIFDILRISDFVTTLNLPQNELNEIDRIMKEYKPRQHIRGHFFFSAVLCFISHEVKKIRNKSVSISNDSFYALSVSLCECCLETDTIFKNIQTQALLAAKEVTELLSQAT; via the coding sequence ATGTTTAGTAGAACTTCTTCAGGTATTAGAAATACTCATTTATTTTATAGCGGTTTTTATCTTGTAATAGTAGAAGGAACAAGTGACTGTCCTTTCTGGGGCAAATTTTTTCCAAGCGAAATAAACGGTTATAAACTAAAGCTGAAGCCAGTTGGAGGAAAAGCTGAAGTTCAAAACTATATTAATGAAATCTTAACAAACGAATCTAAATTTGTAGTAGCATTGGACAGTGATTATCGTTATTTTTTAGGGCGTTTACATGAAAATCCAAGAATTATCGAAACTAAATATCATAGTATAGAGAACTTATTACTATGTTCATCTACTATTACATCTATTATTCGTAATTTATCTCATAACGTTGAATATGAAGATTCAACTGTCATCCAGTGGTTAGAGTACTTCGATCAAACTACTTATGGTTTAATGTTAGCTGATATTTTAATTGAAAAAAATAATCTTGGGAAACAATGTGTAGGAGACAACTGTTTTCCTTTTTTATTGAAAAAGCATAATCCGATTTTTGATATACTCAGAATTAGTGATTTTGTTACTACCCTTAATTTACCTCAAAACGAATTAAACGAAATAGACAGGATCATGAAAGAATACAAACCTCGTCAACATATTAGAGGACATTTCTTCTTTAGTGCTGTTTTATGTTTTATAAGTCATGAAGTCAAAAAAATTCGTAATAAATCGGTTTCTATATCAAACGATTCTTTTTATGCATTGTCAGTATCTCTATGTGAATGCTGCTTAGAAACAGATACTATATTTAAAAATATTCAAACGCAAGCCTTGTTAGCAGCTAAAGAAGTTACTGAGCTTCTATCTCAAGCTACATAA
- a CDS encoding RNA-guided endonuclease TnpB family protein: MQLVEKHIISQQHKFWKECDHLALQSKHLYNSANYVQRQYFFETNKYYNSIDIYHQTKNLEAYRYLPTKVSKQIVRRVSEAWKGWLAALKDWSKHPEKYLGKPKMPRYKHKECGRNVVIYPIDAISKPFLLKGIVKLSQTKIEFPSPGKNIGQVRIIPKLDHYVIEVVYTVDEPAKSTGKYIAGVDLGLNNLMAITSNHSGIRPLLINGRPLKSINQFFNKRMAASQSIEAWRQIKLLNSKRDRRIDNYLHTVSRRVIDWCQLNDIGQLVIGNNQGWKQDINIGKKNNQEFTKIPHSKLINLLTYKAQLAGIGVIVTEESYTSKASALDGDKLPVYKAKSDIKPVFSGKRVKRGLYKTNTGRIINADTNGSMNIARKVIPNVFEGIEALPFVPVVLGLWTKITNVFV, from the coding sequence ATGCAATTAGTTGAGAAGCACATAATTAGCCAACAGCATAAGTTTTGGAAAGAGTGCGACCATTTAGCGTTGCAATCTAAGCATCTTTATAATTCTGCTAACTATGTCCAGCGTCAATATTTTTTTGAAACTAATAAATATTACAACTCAATTGATATCTACCATCAAACTAAGAATCTAGAAGCTTATCGTTATCTTCCAACTAAAGTTAGTAAGCAGATTGTACGTAGAGTTTCGGAGGCTTGGAAAGGTTGGTTAGCGGCGTTAAAAGATTGGTCAAAGCATCCCGAAAAGTATTTAGGGAAACCAAAAATGCCTAGATACAAGCATAAGGAATGCGGTAGAAACGTTGTTATTTATCCGATAGATGCAATATCGAAACCATTTCTATTAAAAGGAATTGTTAAGCTTTCTCAGACTAAAATCGAGTTTCCTAGCCCAGGTAAAAATATAGGCCAAGTACGGATTATTCCTAAGCTTGACCACTATGTTATTGAGGTGGTTTACACGGTAGATGAACCTGCTAAGTCTACAGGTAAATATATTGCTGGCGTAGACCTTGGTTTAAACAATTTAATGGCTATAACATCCAATCATTCCGGTATTAGACCGCTTTTGATTAATGGTAGACCTTTGAAAAGTATTAACCAATTCTTCAATAAAAGAATGGCTGCATCACAATCAATTGAAGCTTGGAGGCAGATTAAACTGTTAAATAGCAAGCGTGATAGAAGGATTGATAACTACCTCCATACTGTTAGCCGTAGAGTTATTGACTGGTGTCAATTGAATGATATAGGTCAATTAGTTATTGGCAATAATCAAGGATGGAAGCAAGATATAAATATTGGTAAAAAGAATAATCAAGAATTTACCAAGATTCCACACTCAAAATTGATTAATCTGTTGACTTACAAAGCACAATTAGCGGGAATTGGAGTAATTGTAACTGAAGAAAGTTACACGTCAAAAGCTAGTGCTTTAGATGGTGATAAGTTGCCTGTTTACAAAGCTAAGTCAGATATAAAACCTGTATTTAGTGGTAAACGTGTTAAGCGTGGTCTATACAAAACGAACACTGGCAGAATCATTAATGCCGATACCAATGGAAGCATGAATATAGCTAGAAAAGTAATTCCCAATGTTTTTGAGGGAATAGAGGCACTGCCGTTTGTGCCTGTAGTTTTAGGACTTTGGACTAAGATTACAAACGTATTTGTCTAG
- a CDS encoding helix-turn-helix transcriptional regulator gives MNQALIKWKLKEVMARHNIKARDLAAEMGVSANSVSNLRNARTMPRLDGEILNNLCECLNRLAQDLEGEITPSDLISYARGPNPVVDENYEIKGAKAPTQQKKSRITSSKTEIENTSLSTAA, from the coding sequence ATGAATCAAGCCTTGATTAAGTGGAAGTTAAAAGAAGTAATGGCAAGGCATAACATTAAAGCCCGTGACCTTGCCGCAGAAATGGGGGTTAGCGCTAACTCCGTATCGAACTTACGAAACGCTAGAACTATGCCACGGTTGGATGGTGAGATTTTAAACAATCTTTGTGAATGCTTAAATAGACTGGCACAAGACTTGGAAGGAGAGATTACCCCTTCTGACTTAATTAGCTACGCCAGAGGGCCAAACCCAGTTGTTGATGAGAATTATGAAATCAAAGGAGCCAAAGCACCAACCCAGCAAAAAAAATCTCGTATAACGAGTTCTAAAACTGAAATAGAAAATACTTCGTTATCAACTGCTGCCTAG
- a CDS encoding AAA family ATPase, whose translation MIIKDVEIKGFWGRSKASASFFEDVTIFIGLNGTGKTTFISLISSVLNVDIVQLSSLQFEEITINLVDTSKKSKRKITVVNKQESSSSFSVYDYKVGTKTYSVSLSPDPRFRRSMSDKDTLRFMPPHARRDYLLLKNEISSLVEVSQISVYRQVFAENIEIDPRQRVTAVDERLQQLFERFSRYQLKLETQLNERSTLFQQEALGSLLYNEEFDDFSSQRLDNISEIDLETQEDKLSRAFKELGIKGKNEQISKHISKLRDALKGLKNSRKAESISVDDVFALPLIYRTNKIIDSLNRSEEDKRKIVEPRQKFFDTLRIFMANKKFHYDNKRGVLLFTLDNIKNDSFPWTSLSSGEKQLLIQFMEVILQEGRSLIFIADEPELSLHVTWQEKLLKALRNMNENAQLIVATHSPDIVADFSENVINMEKVISANV comes from the coding sequence ATGATTATTAAAGATGTTGAAATTAAGGGATTTTGGGGACGCTCAAAAGCTTCTGCTTCTTTTTTTGAAGATGTAACGATATTTATTGGATTGAATGGAACAGGAAAAACTACATTTATTAGCTTAATCTCATCTGTTTTGAATGTAGATATAGTGCAATTAAGCTCTCTCCAATTTGAAGAAATAACAATAAATTTAGTTGATACAAGTAAAAAGTCTAAGAGAAAAATCACTGTAGTTAATAAGCAAGAATCATCTTCTAGTTTTAGTGTATATGACTATAAAGTAGGTACTAAAACTTATAGTGTATCTCTATCTCCAGATCCTCGTTTCAGAAGATCCATGAGTGATAAAGATACTCTTAGATTTATGCCACCTCATGCTCGACGTGATTATTTATTATTAAAAAATGAAATTTCTAGTTTAGTAGAGGTATCACAGATATCAGTCTATCGTCAAGTATTTGCTGAGAATATTGAGATAGATCCTCGCCAAAGAGTAACTGCTGTTGACGAACGATTACAACAATTATTTGAGAGATTTTCAAGGTACCAGCTGAAGCTAGAAACTCAATTAAATGAAAGATCTACATTATTTCAGCAAGAAGCTCTGGGTTCACTTTTATACAATGAAGAATTTGATGATTTTAGTTCTCAAAGACTAGATAATATATCAGAAATCGATCTGGAGACACAAGAAGATAAACTATCTAGAGCTTTCAAAGAGTTAGGGATTAAAGGAAAAAATGAACAAATTAGCAAACACATTAGTAAATTGAGAGATGCTCTTAAAGGCTTAAAAAATTCTAGAAAGGCAGAATCTATATCTGTTGATGATGTTTTTGCGCTCCCGCTTATATATCGTACTAATAAAATAATTGATTCATTAAATAGATCAGAAGAGGATAAAAGAAAGATAGTAGAACCTCGCCAAAAATTTTTTGATACTTTACGGATTTTTATGGCAAATAAAAAATTTCACTATGACAACAAAAGAGGAGTTTTACTATTTACGCTTGATAATATAAAAAATGATAGTTTTCCTTGGACTAGTCTTTCATCGGGCGAGAAACAACTACTTATCCAGTTTATGGAAGTAATTTTGCAGGAAGGTAGGAGTTTAATATTTATTGCAGATGAACCTGAATTATCTCTTCATGTTACTTGGCAAGAAAAATTATTAAAGGCACTTAGGAACATGAACGAGAACGCTCAGTTAATAGTTGCTACTCACTCTCCAGATATAGTAGCTGATTTTAGTGAAAATGTAATTAATATGGAAAAAGTTATATCTGCCAATGTTTAG